In the genome of Mucilaginibacter defluvii, one region contains:
- a CDS encoding Gfo/Idh/MocA family oxidoreductase, with product MTKETENNSRRSFIKSGALAAAGFMIVPRYVLGGKGYTAPSDKLIVAGIGAGGKGKSDIANFYKSGKAEIAYLCDVDDREAAESVKNFPKAKYYKDWRKLLEKEHKHIDAVSVSTPDHNHAIIGLAAMQLKKHVYIQKPLTHDIYEARVLTDAAKKYKVVTQMGNQGSSGDGVRQLKEWFDAGLIGDVNTIYCWTDRPVWPQGIPWPSNKATIPKELDWDLWLGTAPNKDYIEKLVPFNWRGWWDYGTGALGDMGCHIMEPAFRLLDLTYVKDVQSSVGTVYTDIFRKGYFPESCPPSSHITMTFPKTAKTKGDVTIHWMDGGIQPERPAELGPNETFGDGGNGMLFVGSKGKMMAGTYAVNPQLLPTSRTKEANVPQTIKRVPGGDNGHYAQWVEACLAGYGKMEVSSPFEIAGPLTEALLMANLSIRGHAVEVKDAQGRSSFPGNDIKLIWDNQNMKVTNFDAVNQYVKREYREGWKLGV from the coding sequence ATGACTAAGGAAACTGAAAACAATTCGAGACGGAGTTTTATCAAGAGCGGCGCGCTGGCAGCGGCCGGTTTCATGATTGTGCCACGCTACGTGCTTGGCGGTAAAGGTTATACTGCACCAAGCGATAAGCTGATAGTTGCCGGTATTGGTGCCGGTGGTAAAGGTAAAAGCGATATTGCCAACTTCTACAAAAGCGGTAAGGCTGAGATAGCTTACCTGTGCGATGTAGATGATCGCGAGGCGGCGGAATCGGTAAAGAATTTCCCTAAAGCTAAATACTATAAAGACTGGCGTAAACTGCTGGAAAAAGAGCACAAGCATATTGATGCCGTTTCGGTTTCAACGCCTGACCATAACCACGCCATTATCGGGCTGGCAGCAATGCAGCTTAAAAAGCACGTATATATACAAAAACCATTAACCCACGATATTTACGAGGCGCGTGTTTTAACCGATGCCGCTAAAAAATACAAAGTGGTAACCCAAATGGGTAATCAGGGTTCATCAGGAGATGGTGTAAGGCAGTTAAAGGAGTGGTTTGATGCAGGCCTTATCGGCGATGTAAATACCATTTACTGCTGGACAGACCGCCCGGTATGGCCGCAGGGTATTCCATGGCCATCAAACAAAGCAACCATACCTAAAGAACTGGATTGGGATTTATGGCTGGGTACTGCACCAAATAAGGATTATATCGAAAAATTAGTACCGTTTAACTGGCGCGGCTGGTGGGATTATGGTACAGGCGCGTTAGGCGATATGGGTTGCCACATTATGGAGCCCGCTTTCCGTCTGTTAGATCTTACCTATGTAAAGGATGTACAATCAAGCGTGGGTACGGTTTATACTGACATCTTTAGGAAAGGTTATTTCCCTGAAAGCTGCCCGCCATCAAGCCATATTACCATGACGTTCCCTAAAACAGCCAAAACCAAAGGCGATGTAACCATTCATTGGATGGATGGCGGTATACAGCCGGAAAGGCCTGCCGAGCTTGGCCCTAATGAAACATTTGGCGATGGTGGTAACGGTATGCTGTTCGTTGGTTCAAAAGGTAAAATGATGGCCGGTACTTACGCGGTTAACCCGCAACTGTTGCCAACCTCGCGCACCAAAGAAGCAAACGTTCCGCAAACAATAAAACGTGTGCCGGGTGGCGATAACGGCCACTACGCGCAATGGGTTGAGGCTTGTTTAGCCGGTTACGGTAAAATGGAAGTGAGCTCGCCGTTTGAGATTGCCGGTCCGTTAACCGAGGCATTGCTGATGGCCAACTTATCAATCAGGGGCCATGCCGTTGAGGTTAAAGATGCACAGGGCCGCAGTTCGTTCCCTGGTAATGATATTAAACTGATCTGGGATAACCAGAACATGAAGGTGACCAACTTTGATGCCGTTAACCAATACGTAAAACGCGAATACCGCGAAGGCTGGAAACTGGGTGTATAA